A segment of the Polyodon spathula isolate WHYD16114869_AA chromosome 14, ASM1765450v1, whole genome shotgun sequence genome:
AAAGCACATATTTGTGTCAAGCTGGGAAGTTTGCATTTAGCACGCACGCACGATTCTATACTCTTACACGCATGACTTAATAACAGATGTTGGGAAAGTACACCGTCCACGGGAATCAGGTTGTTTGGTCTCGTTTGCATTCACCTAGTTTGCATCTGGAGCGaaactattttaatataaacaaaacaccatGAGTATAAAATCGACGGGAAACTGACAGGGGGTCTACACTTTGGTTCAAATGGACCCTTcccaatgatatatatataactttcaTCAACCGGGCAGACCAATGTTTTGTAATAGCTCTGTTTTAAGTTTCGTGTACACTACAACTACATGATATTACAGAACTAAGTACATTCTCAACGTCTTAGTAAGTGTTATTACGATAaagaattataaataaatacataataacaattaatacattgaagaggaagagaaagaaaaaaaaaacatgggggaCAACGATGAAGCGTTTCAAGAAACACCGAACAGCACCAGTCTAATAACATCGTGCTTAGTTTCTGAAGATTATAAACGGATTTTACTGCCTCTTACCTACAGCGTGGTGTTTGTAGTGGGGCTTTTACTAAACGGTGTCGTTTTGTGGATGATGTGCTGTCGGACAAAATATTGGAGCTGCTCTATGATTTACCTGACCAATCTAGCAGTGGCTGACCTTCTAAACGTCCTGCCCTTACCTCTGCTCATTGTATACTATTGTATGGACGACCGGTGGATGTTTGGTGGTGTTGCCTGCAAGTTGGTGCGTTTCTTTTTTTACGCTAGCCTGTACGCCAGCATTTTGTTCTTGACTTGCATTAGTGTCCACCGTTTCCTAGGGGTATGTTACCCCATTCGATGTATTGATTACACGACCAAAAAGATAGCGATTCTTGGTTCAGTAATTGCTTGGATCTTGGTGGTGGTACAGGTCTTTCCTACTTTAAAGTTTTCCAACACTGGTTTAATTAATAACCAAACGGTGTGCTATGATTTGACCGAACCCCATAATTTTAATCAATACTTCCCCTATGGGATAGCTTTGAATATCACAGGCTTTCTAATACCTTTTGCGATTATTTCCATGTGCTCCTGTTCCATGATAAGGACCTTGTCAAAGTTCGAAGAAAGTATCACGGTGGGAAAGGAGAGCCGGCGAAAATCTATTCGCACCATCGTGGTGGTCTGCATTATCTTTGCGATTTGTTACGTGCCATTCCATGTTACCCGCACCATCTACATGTTTGTTCGAGTCTACATGCCTCTAAAGGACTGCAGTGTTTTGAATTTCGTGACGATGTCTTACAAAATCTGGAGACCCATTGTCAATTTTAACAGCTGCATCAACccggttttgttttttctgttgacCGATAGAAACAGAACCAGATTTCTGGCTGAACTAGGGAAAAATTCAGCACACCCATCTGCCAAATGAAACGTCTCTCCCGGATACATGAATAACAAATTGAAAGGCGTTAAAGTAGAACTGTAGTTGAAGTGGAGCTTTATTTTAGAGACATGTGAGCTTTCGAGAACCAGAAGGATTGAAGTCCACTGCTGTgtaatgtaaatatgtttgtattcTTGTGTACTCAGGGCCAACGCTACAAACGAGATGCTACAGTCCCAGAAAGTCTCAGCAGTGTAATATGTATCAAAGTCCAATCAATTGTAGAGCTTAATGGTATTGTTCTGTTATTAATTTAAGTGAATTCATTTTACTGATAGTCCTGGAAGCACAGGCTGATTAGAAAGTTTACCACATGGTAAAGTTTACCAGCTGGTGCgttaatgtggtaaacttactttccgATCACCATCTGTATTATAACATGATAAAATGGTTTAGTAATTTTGATATAGTAAATactattttttgtctttttgcttTACACATGCTGCTGTGgttgaagtgctgtgcagggaATTTTTAGAGTTATGTGTTGATGTTGTAGTAGTTTaactgctttattttattaaacatttacaatttttttggAAAGCCTTTTCTTCCCTTATACTGGCTACGGAAAATGGTGTATTTGTACTTTCTGTCAAGTCATTTTACTTGGTAAACAAAACTCAACACAAGCATGTTAatcattaaatacatacatactattTGTTCCTGGTATCAAATTGCTTCTTGTAGCGAAGATCGCATTGTTTGATTTGAGGTAGACCAGTAGAGGGAGTTTAAACTACactaatatgtatttttatttatttaagaacaataGAAAGTGGGGAGTGAATTCTGCTACTGCTAAATGCAataagaaaactgattttaacGCTGAAATATTGTACAAAAATTCCATTCTTATATTTCatattgtgttgtttatattATAGACACAGTTTAAGGTGTATAGGGTCTTTTATTAATTGTGAATTCAATATATTTGTGTAACTGTggatttgtaatttgtatttatcagtttgTACGATTGTTTCTTTTGCCAGGTTACACATGAAAACGAATCTCAGGGTGCAGTGCTACAGATGAATCACATGAAACATGATTCTGTGTACCAccaacacatatacacacacacacacacatatttatatatatatatatatatatactcaataaAAATAAGCTTGGATTCATTTTtattaccatgttttatttaatgtgatcACAGACAatatgaaatgaaaagaaaaacaaaaaacacaaactacacaaaaacaatattacTCTATTCACACTTCCTAAATAAATGACACTCCCAGTATTGTGTATTATTTaggcagtgtaaaaaaaaagttaaaggttTCTCTTGGACTTGAATTCATACCTTCCATTGCAATTATATTAGATACCTAGGTATGACAAGGTGAATGGTACTTAGGCAGATTTATGCACAGTTGCTGCCTTTTACAGAACCCTCCAGTTCCAGCTGCactgaaatgtgcattatatgcaaCAGTCAAATACTTTACAAAGTAAACTGGATCACTCATCTGATCTCCAAAgagtacaaaataacaaaaaaaaaaaagctataaaaataaatgtttctgttcTAAATGTAAACACTTTAAAAGCTTTACTTCAAAAATATACCATAGCCCTCATTGCATTTGAGTGCAAcccatacacatatacatatattttgcaGGCTTGAAGTAAAACAACATACCTCCTCTAATGTATTGACCATGTTTCTTAAGACAGCATTCAGGATATTATTCAGTATTACTTTACATGTCCAGCAACAAACAATTAAAAGAGTATCGAACTGTTAacctgagggtttttttttttttttttttttaataatcattttaacctttatccatttatttatttcagacaaaaattAATCGTGTGCCATCAGTTGAATCAGTAAATCAATTACTCATTCCAAAGTAGTTTCTTTAGATATTTGTtatattgctaataataataataaagttcagTTTTATAACAAAAGTACACATCTTTTGGTGCTTCCCATATGCATATGTAACAGCTGTCATGATTACAACATTGCTAAGGTTTGGTAGTGTAGGTACACATTCAAAAAGATTACCACTAACTCCTGACTAACAGTATGCATAACAAAGAAATCACATTGTTTGAAGGTTTGAATGCAACTCGCATTATAAGCAGGCTGTAAATGTTATGACAATGTACCAGACTTCTATTTTAGGACACTTCTGTAGGCGAGTGAAGACAGGTGGCTGCAATAATGGTCTGGAAGctgcagacaaaaaaaagtgcacattatatttatttatttatatatacatacatatgagtgagagagagcgagtgagCTCGGACATCATAATACTAATAAAGCAACTACACACCCTGTAATGTAAAAGTAGTTTATAAAAAACCTCTTCAATGTCCCATGGACAAAAAAGATTCTGATTTTCTACTCCCTTTGAGCCAACCAAGATCCTTGATTAAATTTACTTTAACAGTGCATTCACATCATAATGTGATCCCTTACAAAACACGCTTTCTGAATATATAGAAGACAATCACACCTTCTCTTCCACCACGTGCCTTGGCCAGCTTGGGACACCTAATGGTTGGATATTAATGCTTTATTACCAGCTGGCTAAAACGTATATGCAATTACTGTAATCACACCTTAAAGGGGAGCAGTACAatcagaatattttgtttttccctATACCGTTTGCTTTTGCAGCCAAAAAAGGTCAAATCACATACAGCATGAAAGAAAAAGCTCGAATAAATGTACATTAATATCTACCAAATGCTAATACTATGTCGTGAAACCAGAAAGTTTGGAGTTCAGTTAGGGAGACAgtcgaaaaaataaataaattaattaaaaggtTCTTTCTTGCATTACTTAACGGTTTCCAATTCATCCAACAATCATGTAAAATCAATAGAACTGAATGCATCATTTCCTCCGTACTGTACCTGTGCCCCAAGTCTAGAAAGGTAGCGGTTTCTTAATCCAAACGCAGACATTGGTCTCAGCCGAGCCAAATCCTCCCTATTCTGTTGCAGCAGACGTTCCCTTTGCTCAGCCCTGAAATGATAGGCAGGGTTATTAACAAAATGTTAGGGTGTATAATGTATTTACTTCAATGATTaggtattcaaaatattaaatgaaaattaaGCAAACCTGTTGCTTTTGTCTGACAGCCTGAGGTCTACATAAATTTGGTTAATCATAAACAAGACAAAAGGACATTTTCGATTCAATtagattttatttgttattagttgcCAGATAGACCCGTTTTAGATTTAGACACACAGAAGTAAAGTTTCAGAATGTCAGTGGACACTGTAAAGAGCTCTTTTGTGAGTCAATCCCTTGACTACACGTGTTAGATTTAACATTACTACAGCTGTGATAATACTCATTTTTTCATAACAATTTACAGTCTAAAAGGAGATTATTTAAGTGCTTACGTATAAGTGCGACTGCCCGGCAGTCTATacatcttaaacaaaaaaaacaaacattccagACAGGGGTTTTACAATGACCCCAGCACACTTTTAAAAGTTAACCAGTAAAGCTGGTTTTCTGTATCTTCTTGCCAAACAAATATCCGAGCTATAAAAACAGTTTACTGACTTAccattattcaaataaaataaataaaaacagcaggtaaacaaaaaacattggttAAGACTTCAATGAGCGCCAACAGTTTacagtttcattttcttattataaaaataattatgtaaacaCCTTTCTAGCCACTATAAAAGTAAAGCATGCTCATAAAAGGAAAAcatatccaaaaataaaatatcacaaaatCCATTTCTGAACACTGTGCTCATGTACCACCAACTTGAGAGAGAACTATACAGAAATGCTGTAAAGTTAAATCGAACAGATTAAAAGCAAGTTAGTTTTGGAAACAAATCATATTAGTAGCTTTGTGTTAATGTCCAGGATAGAAAAAGAAATGAATTGAAAATAGATTCTTCAGGTTGATGTATTGGTGACCAGTTTGATGTCTACTTCAGGATGAAAGATGCTAGTCAGAATCCTTATCTGCAAGACAttattctggggaaaaaaaaggtgaAGTGATTTCTAGAAAGCCTGCACTTTAAAAACCACCAAGAACacctgtgattttttttacaatgccaCCTTCAGTGTTTAAAGCGTAGTGTGATTATTGCATGCAATGTTTACAGAAGAGTGATTGTTAAAGCTATGTGACAATATTGAAGATCACCAAGGAACTCTGTCTCAATCCTGCCTTGCTCCCAGCTGCTCAGCAGAACGTGACAATTACTTTGGACTCTCAATCATGAGACATACAGCAGTGCTATAACCAAATCTTAAAAATCAGACAAACAGGCAATTAAATTTAGGGAGCTTCATAATACAAGCATCTTCCAGATAATGCATTTCACTTCAAAATCCTTGAATAACAGAATTACTTTGGTATAGTGGTACAGATTACAATTCTAATGaaatcaaaaatatttaaattaaacattttaaaaataaaatgtgcaatacTGGCTTTACATTTCCACATGTGGTGGGTTCATCTGGCTATCTAGATCTTAGCCAATTTGCTCCACTTACTCTGTATCTGAAATCTGTTGAAGTTGTCCTCTCTTCTTGGCTGACAAATTAAGGTCCCCTCCTAGGATCAAAAATGGGTTTAACATGTTTAATTCTTCCCTGATGTTTATTCTGGGGGTACGAAAGCCCACAATATGAAGGTGTTATTTGAATGTATTACCTCTCAGAAGATCCACAAAATACAGCATAACCACAGCTATCAACGCCACtagaaaaataaaacgtcaaacAGAAGCCATCAGCACAAACCcacattttgtttattgtgtcgTAAAAAAACAGAGAAGAGCCAGGCACAGGTTTCCTTTTCAGCTCAAACTTACTACTAAGCTTGTTGCAGGTCCCTTTTAGACACCCAGATAAACATgtataaacaatattaataatgcaaatgCAATGGCAATGGATTGTTTATACTTACAGCACAAACATGCACTGAAGAAGACCTCAAGGAATAAGTAACCATGATTGTCCAATATGTAACCAGCAGCTATAGAAATCAGTGCAAGACCCAAATTCTGTATTGActgcatgcttaaaaaaaaaaaaaaaaaaaaaaaaaaaaaacacacaataaacataCCAGTAAATGGATGAAGTAACAATTTTACTTGTATCCAAATGCCAAGGTAACCAAGGTGAGTTCAGATAAAATGTGTAACTCAATGAAAGACAAACCCTTTACCATACAAAGCATGGCCTACAACCATAACAGTTACATTCGCGTTATCACAGTATCAATTCATAGGGTTATTTAAAGTCTTTTTCCTGTGATGTGGATAAAATATACCCAAGATCTAGCTCAGTTGAGTTACTTACAAGCCATAGGCAGTTCCCAGCTGATGTTCTGGAACTACAAAAGCCACCATTGGCCAAAGTGCACAAGCAAGCAAGGAGTAGGAAATTCCAAGTAAGCtctggagatttaaaaaaaaaacaaacaaaaaaaacacttagttCACTAAATTCAGCAATAATGGGTTACAAGGAAAAACGCTAattaaatacatagaaaaacaGTTCAACTGTGGCACTAAATTTTGATTACCATTGCAATCCAAGGGTTCCAAAAGGTAAATGCCAACATCATGTGGGCTGTAAGAGTGGTTACAACCGCACACATAACCCAGACGATATTCTTCCCAATTCTATCCACCATGAACCCCAGAACAGGCGATGCTGGAGCCGAGATAATATACACAACGCTAAAGGGAAGGAAGGGGGGTGCGGGAGAGAAAAGTTTAACACACCATTTGCTTAACCAATATTTAACAGATACAAATGAGCTTGTGCACAAGGAATCCTGAAGGAAATAAATCTTTCAGTGAGAAAGCTgtgcttttaaattgcattcaggATGAACAATCCCAGAGATAAAGGCATTCATTATTTtggttattaaaataatgtaagcTTTAGAAGTAATGTATGTTTAAGTTCTTGACTACACCTTTTTCAAAAGCAAGTCCTATACCATGTATGACTGCCACACTGTGCCACATCATTTACAAGAAAGTCAAGAAAGTAATCAAGAGAACTTTCTTTGGCAAAGGGTTTCACAAGATCTACACCATATAACTTCTTCTGGAATTGAACTAATATCCgggtttacacttttttttttttttttttttatccaaacagTTATTAGTTCACACTCACTCTTGCCCAGCAACTCTGAACTATCATTACTGTACCTGTTAATTGCTCTGGCTTGTTCTGGAGAAAAGCTGAActtttcaatgaagaaaacccttaaaaaaaaaaaaaaattaaatattaaaagcaatGTAAAATTAGATATTATAACACTTACGTTTTCACTTTCCAGATGGTAACTATATTGGAAGATTTTTTGGGATTGCCAGTATGAAGGTCAATTTCTACACATGCCTGCTGCCCGTTTATGAACGCCCACTTAGCGGCAAAGAATTTGATAGAACTGAagtgcttattatttacagtggcttgcgaaagtattgaccccccttggcatttttcttattttgttgccttacaacctggaattaaaatggattttttgggggtttgtatcatttgatttacacaacatgcctaccactttgaagatgcaaaatattttttattgtgaaacaaacaagaaataagacaaaaaaaaacagaaaacttgagcgtgcataagtattcacccccccaaagtcaatactttgtagagccaccttttgcagcaattacagctgcaagtctcttgcggtatgtatctataagcttggcacatctagccactgggatttttgcccattcttcaaggcaaaactgctccagctccttcaagttggatgggttccgctggtgtacagcaatctttaagtcataccacagattctcaattggattgaggtctgggctttgactaggccattccaagacatttaaatgtttccccttaaaccactcgagtgatgctttagcagtatgcttagggacattgtcctgctggaaggtgaacctccgtcccagtctcaaatctctggaagactgaaaaagGTTtcccctcaagaatttccctgtatttagcgccatccatcattccttcaattctgaccagtttcccagtccctgccgatgaaaaacatccccacagcatgatgctgccaccaccatgcttcactgtggggatggtgttctcggggtgatgagaggtgttgggtttgcgccagacataacgttttccttgatggccaaaaagctcaattttagtctcatctgaccagagtaccttcttccatatgtttggggagtctcccacatgccttttggcgaacaccaaacgtgtttgcttatttttttctttaagcaatggcttttttctggccactcttctgtaaagcccagctctgtggagtgtacggcttaaagtggtcctatggacagatactccaatctccactgtggagctttgcagctccttcagggttatctttggtctctttgttgcctctctgattaatgccctccttgcctggtccgtgagttttggtgggcagccctctcttgccaggtttgttgtggtgccatattctttccatttttaataatggctttaatggtgctccgtgggatgttcaaagtttcggatatttttttataacccaaccctgatctgtacttctccacaactttgtccctgacctgtttggagagctccttggtcttcacgttgccgcttgcttggtggtgccccttgcttagtggtgttgcagactctggggggcctttcagaacaggtgtatatatactgagatcatgtgacacttagattgcacacaggtggactttatttaactaattatgtgacttctgaaggtaattggttgcaccagatcttatttagaggcttaatagcaaagggggtgaatacatatgcacgcatcacttttctgttattttttagaatcttttgaaacaagttattttttttatttcacttcaccaatttggactattttgtgtatgtccattacatgaaatccaaataaaaatccattttaattccaggttgtaaggcaacaaaataggaaaaatgccaagggggggtcaatactttcgcaagccactgtacaagAGTAAAAGACTTGCTTAACCAGGGtgactttttcaaaataaaacaataaaaagggcATTCATTGCCAGAAGAGCCCACTAAAGTCAACCAAGAGTAGTAATCTATCAACTGTATTAATAACATACATTATGTTGTGTAATGCACAAGTGGTTGGTTTTTATTGCAGTGCTGTTAAATATACTTATTTACTTACTGTCCAAGTCCAATGAATGGAAAAACCGCCACATAATAGCAAACACAGATAATGAAGATCAGCCAGAGGGATATTGAGAAATCCTTCACATCGGTCAGCTTTATCACTTCACCTACAGACAAGAGAAACAATGAACCAgacattcaaaataaaagaaataccaATACAAATTGAAAACCCTTACATTAGTGTTACATAACATGGAAGTAAACAGATCCCTTAATATGCATTTACTTGTTTTGCCTGGCaccagccccccccaccccccaccacttCAGTGCTCCATCAGACATCATTTCTGTATCTGAGAACTTCAAATCCCATCAGCCCTTTCAGCAGGATTGTTCGATCCACTGAGATACCACATTTTGCTATCAGGGATGTCCTGACTCAGGAATTGAAGCAGCACAAACGCTGTTGTTGGTTTTAGGTTTGCTAGGAACCAGCAATAAAATGACTACAAAGTGAGCTTTTATTTGGACCTACTCATTGCAGATAGGTCAGTTAAGTTAACCAGATAAGAGATTTATAGCAAGTAA
Coding sequences within it:
- the LOC121326607 gene encoding P2Y purinoceptor 3-like, which produces MGDNDEAFQETPNSTSLITSCLVSEDYKRILLPLTYSVVFVVGLLLNGVVLWMMCCRTKYWSCSMIYLTNLAVADLLNVLPLPLLIVYYCMDDRWMFGGVACKLVRFFFYASLYASILFLTCISVHRFLGVCYPIRCIDYTTKKIAILGSVIAWILVVVQVFPTLKFSNTGLINNQTVCYDLTEPHNFNQYFPYGIALNITGFLIPFAIISMCSCSMIRTLSKFEESITVGKESRRKSIRTIVVVCIIFAICYVPFHVTRTIYMFVRVYMPLKDCSVLNFVTMSYKIWRPIVNFNSCINPVLFFLLTDRNRTRFLAELGKNSAHPSAK